A single region of the Cereibacter sphaeroides 2.4.1 genome encodes:
- a CDS encoding sulfite exporter TauE/SafE family protein, whose protein sequence is MTELSLLLPMLALLLAIGAFAGIIAGLLGVGGGLVLVPAYLYAFEAMGYGGPSLMRVCLATSLATIIVTSLRSVHAHHRKGAVDLEILRRWGLWIALGAVAGTFLASSMKSVVLQGIFGGVGVAVGLYMAFGKTSWRLGESLPQGAARAATGTGVGLLSVLMGIGGGTFGVPLMSLFNVPIHRAVATAAGFGVIIALPSAALFLFTPTDAAPPLTVGAVNLPAFGITIAMTLLTTPLGVKLAHAMDPKPLKRVFAVFIMIVALNMLRKAFLA, encoded by the coding sequence ATGACCGAACTCTCGCTGCTCCTGCCCATGCTGGCGCTCCTCCTCGCCATCGGCGCCTTCGCGGGGATCATCGCGGGCCTTCTCGGCGTGGGCGGCGGGCTCGTCCTCGTGCCGGCCTATCTCTATGCCTTCGAGGCGATGGGCTACGGCGGGCCCTCGCTGATGCGCGTCTGCCTCGCCACCTCGCTCGCCACGATCATCGTGACCTCGCTCCGCTCCGTCCATGCCCACCACCGCAAGGGTGCCGTCGATCTCGAGATCCTGCGGCGATGGGGCCTCTGGATCGCGCTCGGCGCGGTCGCGGGCACCTTCCTCGCCTCCAGCATGAAGTCGGTCGTCCTGCAGGGGATCTTCGGCGGCGTGGGTGTGGCCGTGGGGCTCTACATGGCCTTCGGCAAGACGAGCTGGCGGCTCGGCGAGAGCCTGCCCCAGGGCGCGGCGCGGGCGGCCACCGGCACCGGAGTGGGGCTCCTGTCGGTCCTGATGGGCATCGGCGGCGGCACCTTCGGGGTGCCGCTCATGAGCCTCTTCAACGTGCCGATCCACCGCGCCGTGGCCACCGCGGCGGGCTTCGGCGTCATCATCGCCCTGCCCTCGGCCGCGCTCTTCCTCTTCACGCCCACCGATGCGGCGCCGCCCCTGACGGTGGGCGCGGTCAACTTGCCTGCCTTCGGCATCACCATCGCCATGACGCTCTTGACCACGCCCCTCGGCGTGAAGCTCGCCCATGCGATGGACCCCAAACCCCTCAAGCGGGTCTTCGCCGTCTTCATCATGATCGTGGCGCTGAACATGCTGCGAAAGGCGTTCCTCGCCTGA
- the dusA gene encoding tRNA dihydrouridine(20/20a) synthase DusA, producing MTELKQPSSTACRLSVAPMLDWTDRHCRFFHRLMTRRAMLYTEMVTAPAVIHGPRDRLLGFSEAEHPVALQLGGSDPAELAQAVRLAEPYGYDEINLNVGCPSDRVQSGCFGAVLMERPSLVADCVAAMIAESPVPVTVKCRIGVDEQEPSEVLPAFLETVAAAGVRHFVIHARKAWLQGLSPRENREIPPLDYPLVIAMKRRFPELTICLNGGVGSLTQAEALLAQGLDGIMIGRAAYNEPELLLEADRLWGEEPPRDLAAVLADMRPYISAHLEGGGRLHQITRHMLGLFAGRPGARHWRRILSEGAARPGAGLALFDEALEAVQPRAA from the coding sequence GTGACTGAACTGAAGCAGCCTTCGTCAACGGCCTGCCGCCTGTCAGTGGCTCCGATGCTGGACTGGACCGACCGCCATTGCCGCTTTTTCCACCGGCTGATGACGCGGCGCGCCATGCTTTATACCGAGATGGTCACCGCGCCCGCCGTCATTCACGGGCCGCGCGACCGGCTTCTCGGGTTCTCCGAGGCGGAGCATCCCGTGGCGCTGCAGCTCGGCGGCTCCGATCCGGCGGAGCTTGCGCAGGCGGTCCGGCTGGCGGAACCCTATGGCTATGACGAGATCAACCTCAACGTGGGCTGCCCCTCCGACCGTGTGCAGTCCGGCTGCTTCGGGGCCGTGCTGATGGAGCGGCCCTCCCTCGTTGCCGACTGCGTGGCGGCCATGATCGCGGAAAGCCCGGTGCCCGTCACCGTCAAGTGCCGGATCGGCGTCGACGAGCAGGAGCCCTCCGAGGTGCTGCCCGCCTTCCTCGAGACCGTGGCCGCTGCCGGTGTGCGGCATTTCGTGATCCACGCCCGCAAGGCCTGGCTGCAGGGGCTGAGCCCACGGGAGAACCGCGAGATCCCGCCGCTCGATTACCCGCTGGTGATCGCCATGAAACGCCGTTTCCCCGAACTCACGATCTGTCTCAACGGCGGGGTGGGCAGCCTTACGCAGGCCGAGGCGCTGCTGGCGCAGGGGCTCGACGGCATCATGATCGGCCGTGCCGCCTATAACGAGCCCGAGCTGCTGCTCGAGGCCGACCGGCTCTGGGGCGAGGAGCCGCCGCGCGATCTCGCGGCGGTGCTGGCCGACATGCGCCCCTACATCTCGGCGCATCTCGAGGGCGGCGGACGGCTGCACCAGATCACCCGGCACATGCTCGGGCTCTTTGCCGGGCGGCCCGGTGCCCGCCACTGGCGGCGCATCCTCTCCGAGGGCGCCGCCCGGCCCGGGGCAGGGCTCGCGCTTTTCGACGAGGCGCTCGAGGCGGTGCAGCCGCGCGCGGCCTGA
- a CDS encoding GntR family transcriptional regulator: MQHSPEETQSARIARILADRIISGEIPPGARLRQDHVAIEFGASHVPVREAFRELQTRGLAESEPRRGFRVTEFDVAELREVAEMRSSLESLALRHAAPNLTRAILLQAEEITRRGDSASTVREWEEANRHFHRLILSPCRMPRLLRTIDDLQAASARFLFAAWRRDWEARTDHDHRAILDALRKGQTDLACSTLARHVGWVGRRRPSANNGDRPGTYDIHD, from the coding sequence ATGCAGCACAGCCCGGAAGAAACTCAATCCGCCCGCATCGCCCGCATCCTTGCAGATCGCATCATCTCGGGCGAGATCCCGCCCGGCGCGCGGCTCAGGCAGGATCATGTCGCCATCGAGTTCGGCGCCAGCCATGTGCCGGTGCGCGAGGCCTTTCGCGAGCTGCAGACCAGGGGGCTGGCCGAGAGCGAACCGAGGCGCGGCTTCCGCGTCACCGAGTTCGACGTGGCCGAGCTGCGCGAGGTCGCCGAGATGCGCTCCAGCCTCGAGAGCCTCGCCCTGCGCCATGCCGCCCCCAACCTGACACGCGCCATTCTGCTGCAGGCAGAAGAAATTACGCGCCGCGGAGACTCGGCCAGCACGGTCCGCGAGTGGGAGGAGGCAAACCGCCATTTCCACCGGCTGATCCTGTCTCCCTGCCGCATGCCCCGCCTGCTGCGGACCATCGACGACCTGCAGGCGGCCAGCGCGCGATTTCTCTTCGCAGCCTGGCGGCGCGACTGGGAGGCGCGCACCGATCACGACCACCGCGCGATCCTCGATGCGCTGCGCAAGGGGCAGACCGACCTCGCCTGTTCCACGCTCGCCCGCCATGTCGGCTGGGTCGGACGGCGCAGGCCATCCGCAAATAACGGAGACAGGCCTGGAACTTACGACATTCACGACTGA
- a CDS encoding biotin transporter BioY, translated as MALLTPSIGRPAALGCGLALALGGAALITLGAKIQIPFWPVPMTLHSLAVFFLAAALGPRLGFAAMATYLAAGALGMPVFSGTPERGIGLVYMAGPTGGYLAGYLLGAGLAGWLAEGRGAIVRFLAMLAGLTVVYATGLAWLAHFVPAASLLAAGFLPFILGDLVKLALASGLVGALARFKGRGQ; from the coding sequence TTGGCGCTTCTCACCCCTTCCATCGGCCGTCCCGCAGCGCTCGGATGCGGCCTTGCACTGGCGCTCGGCGGCGCGGCGCTGATCACGCTCGGCGCCAAGATCCAGATCCCGTTCTGGCCGGTGCCGATGACGCTGCATTCGCTCGCGGTGTTCTTCCTCGCCGCAGCGCTCGGCCCGAGGCTCGGGTTCGCGGCGATGGCGACCTATCTGGCGGCCGGCGCTCTGGGGATGCCGGTCTTTTCGGGCACGCCGGAGCGCGGCATCGGGCTTGTCTACATGGCCGGGCCGACCGGAGGCTATCTTGCGGGCTACCTGCTGGGCGCGGGCCTTGCCGGCTGGCTGGCGGAGGGGCGCGGGGCGATAGTGCGCTTCCTGGCCATGCTTGCGGGGCTCACCGTAGTCTACGCCACCGGCCTCGCCTGGCTTGCCCATTTCGTGCCGGCCGCGTCCCTGCTGGCGGCGGGCTTCCTGCCCTTCATCCTGGGCGATCTGGTCAAGCTGGCCCTGGCCTCCGGGCTGGTCGGCGCGCTCGCGCGCTTCAAGGGACGCGGGCAATGA